In Leuconostoc kimchii IMSNU 11154, one genomic interval encodes:
- a CDS encoding 2-isopropylmalate synthase, producing the protein MINKVTFYDTTMRDGEQTIGVNFSIDEKIEIAKGLDDYGVAAIEAGFPAASQKDFEEVKRIAEVVDNAKIVGLARMVRNDINAVIEATKDAKHPMIHVFIATSPIHREFKLHMTKQEILDKIKSDVTFTKQYIQDIVFSPEDATRTEPEFLVASVQTAIDAGATMINIPDTVGYDTPEEYGEVFENLRQNIVGFDAVGWSTHTHNDLGMATANALAGIAHGATEIQGTINGIGERAGNVDMIEVAAAIHVRHEKFNVETAIMLPQSKALSDMVARATRMPVAGNKPIMGRNAFAHESGIHQDGYLKNPETYEILKPEMVGVTASLPLGKLSGSHAVMSKLNHLGYDITRDDMAVVFPIFKSIAEESDLITDEQLKRIMQSVAEKETVGNQ; encoded by the coding sequence ATGATAAATAAAGTAACTTTTTATGATACAACAATGCGTGATGGTGAACAAACAATCGGAGTAAATTTTTCAATTGATGAAAAGATTGAAATCGCAAAAGGATTGGATGATTATGGTGTTGCAGCAATTGAAGCAGGATTTCCTGCAGCTTCTCAGAAAGATTTTGAAGAAGTGAAAAGAATCGCAGAAGTTGTGGATAACGCAAAAATTGTCGGTTTGGCACGAATGGTCAGAAATGATATTAATGCGGTTATTGAGGCAACAAAGGATGCAAAACATCCAATGATTCATGTGTTTATTGCAACTTCGCCGATCCATCGCGAATTTAAATTGCATATGACTAAACAAGAAATATTAGACAAAATTAAATCAGATGTTACTTTCACGAAACAATATATCCAAGATATTGTATTTTCACCTGAAGATGCCACACGAACTGAACCTGAGTTTTTGGTAGCCAGCGTACAAACAGCTATTGATGCTGGTGCGACAATGATTAACATACCAGACACGGTTGGTTATGATACGCCAGAAGAATACGGTGAAGTTTTTGAAAACTTGCGTCAAAATATTGTTGGTTTTGACGCAGTTGGTTGGTCAACACATACACATAATGATTTGGGTATGGCAACGGCCAATGCTTTGGCAGGCATTGCGCATGGTGCGACAGAAATTCAAGGGACAATTAATGGCATTGGTGAACGTGCTGGAAACGTCGACATGATTGAAGTAGCTGCCGCCATACATGTTCGACATGAAAAATTCAATGTTGAAACGGCTATTATGTTGCCTCAATCAAAAGCACTATCAGACATGGTGGCACGCGCAACACGTATGCCTGTTGCCGGCAATAAACCAATTATGGGACGAAACGCGTTTGCACATGAGTCTGGCATTCATCAAGATGGTTATTTAAAAAATCCAGAAACGTATGAAATCTTGAAGCCAGAAATGGTTGGGGTTACGGCATCTTTGCCTCTGGGTAAACTCTCAGGGTCACATGCTGTCATGTCAAAACTAAACCACTTAGGATATGATATAACACGTGATGATATGGCAGTCGTTTTCCCAATTTTTAAGTCAATTGCTGAAGAATCTGATTTGATTACAGATGAGCAATTAAAGCGGATTATGCAAAGTGTTGCAGAAAAAGAAACGGTGGGAAATCAATAA